One Chromatiaceae bacterium DNA segment encodes these proteins:
- the tkt gene encoding transketolase, producing MSSRKELANAIRALSMDAVQKAKSGHPGAPMGMADIAEVLWNDYMCHNPVNPNWANRDRFVLSNGHGSMLIYSLLHLTGYDLGVEDLKSFRQLHSKTPGHPEYGYAPGIETTTGPLGQGLTNAVGMALAEKVLAGQFNQPGHEIVNHHTYVFLGDGCLMEGISHEACSLAGALGLGKLICFYDDNNISIDGEVRGHGTTPAWFLDDTPKRFEAYGWHVIPKVDGHDPEAIKAAIEVARAMDGKPSLICCQTIIGFGSPNKQGKEDCHGAPLGDDEIVLTRENLGWRHSPFEIPQDVQSAWDARDAGARAEAEWSAHFEAYAAAYPIQAAEFQRRMAGDLPADWAEKSDAFVAAVVAKAETIASRKASQNALDGFGPLLPELLGGSADLAGSNLTIWKGCKGVSRTDASGNYIYYGVREFGMSAIMNGAALHGGFVPYGATFLMFSEYARNALRMAALMKVPSIFVYTHDSIGLGEDGPTHQPVEQIPTLRLIPNMSVWRPCDAVESAVAWKLAIERKTGPSCLIFSRQNLAHMDRDADQMASITRGGYVLRDCAGTPDAILIATGSEVELAVKAADALAAGGKAVRVVSMPSTDTFDAQDAAYRESVLPRAVTTRVAIEAACTAGWWKYVGCQGAVIGIDRFGESAPAGDLFKAFGFTVDQVVATVKGLL from the coding sequence ATGTCCTCACGCAAAGAACTGGCGAACGCGATCCGCGCCCTGAGCATGGATGCGGTTCAGAAGGCCAAGTCCGGTCACCCAGGCGCCCCCATGGGCATGGCGGATATCGCCGAGGTGCTGTGGAACGACTATATGTGCCACAACCCGGTCAATCCCAACTGGGCCAACCGTGACCGCTTCGTGCTCTCCAACGGGCACGGGTCCATGCTGATCTATTCCCTGCTGCACCTCACGGGTTACGACCTCGGTGTCGAGGACCTCAAGTCTTTCCGGCAACTTCATTCCAAGACCCCAGGGCACCCCGAGTACGGCTATGCCCCCGGCATCGAAACCACCACGGGCCCTCTGGGGCAGGGCCTGACCAATGCGGTGGGCATGGCCCTCGCCGAGAAGGTTCTCGCCGGCCAGTTCAACCAGCCCGGCCACGAGATCGTCAATCACCACACCTATGTCTTCCTGGGTGATGGCTGCCTGATGGAAGGCATCTCCCACGAGGCCTGCTCCCTGGCGGGCGCCCTGGGCCTGGGTAAGCTGATCTGCTTCTACGACGACAACAACATCTCCATTGATGGCGAGGTGCGCGGTCACGGCACTACCCCGGCCTGGTTCCTGGACGACACCCCCAAGCGCTTCGAGGCCTATGGCTGGCATGTCATCCCCAAGGTCGATGGTCATGACCCCGAGGCCATCAAGGCCGCGATCGAGGTGGCCCGCGCCATGGACGGCAAGCCGTCCCTGATCTGCTGCCAGACCATCATCGGTTTCGGCTCGCCCAACAAGCAGGGCAAGGAAGACTGCCATGGCGCCCCACTGGGCGACGACGAGATCGTCCTGACCCGCGAGAACCTAGGCTGGCGTCATTCCCCCTTCGAGATCCCCCAGGATGTCCAGTCCGCCTGGGATGCCCGGGATGCCGGTGCCCGCGCCGAGGCCGAATGGAGTGCCCACTTCGAGGCCTATGCTGCGGCCTATCCCATCCAGGCGGCGGAGTTTCAGCGCCGCATGGCCGGGGACCTGCCCGCCGACTGGGCCGAAAAGTCCGATGCCTTCGTCGCCGCCGTGGTGGCCAAGGCCGAGACCATTGCCTCCCGCAAGGCCTCCCAGAATGCCCTGGACGGTTTCGGTCCCCTGCTGCCAGAGCTGCTGGGTGGTTCCGCCGACCTGGCCGGCTCCAACCTGACGATCTGGAAGGGCTGCAAGGGCGTTAGCCGCACGGATGCCTCGGGCAACTACATCTACTATGGCGTGCGCGAGTTCGGCATGTCCGCCATTATGAACGGCGCCGCCCTGCATGGGGGCTTCGTTCCCTATGGCGCCACCTTCCTTATGTTCTCGGAATATGCCCGCAATGCCCTGCGCATGGCGGCCCTGATGAAGGTGCCCAGCATCTTCGTCTATACCCACGACTCCATTGGTCTGGGCGAGGACGGCCCCACCCACCAGCCCGTCGAGCAGATTCCGACCCTGCGCCTTATCCCCAACATGAGCGTCTGGCGCCCCTGCGACGCGGTCGAGTCCGCCGTGGCCTGGAAGTTGGCGATCGAGCGCAAGACGGGGCCAAGCTGCCTCATTTTCTCCCGCCAGAACCTGGCCCACATGGACCGCGACGCCGACCAGATGGCGAGTATCACTCGCGGTGGCTATGTGCTGCGCGATTGCGCCGGTACGCCGGATGCCATCCTCATCGCCACGGGTTCCGAGGTGGAACTGGCGGTCAAGGCCGCCGATGCCCTGGCAGCGGGCGGTAAGGCCGTGCGGGTGGTCTCCATGCCCAGCACCGATACCTTCGATGCCCAGGACGCGGCCTATCGGGAGTCCGTG
- a CDS encoding thioredoxin family protein, with product MVSLQTPVCDFGRLAPDFNLPGVDGRRWTRDDCKGDQGLLVMFICNHCPYVKAVIDRIIRDARDLAPLGIRCVAILSNDPSDYPEDSFDNMRHLAQELDFPFPYLFDETQEVAKAYGAVCTPDFFGYNGNLELQYRGRLDESRKEAAPADVRRDLFEAMKAVAATGEGPRDQIPSMGCSIKWREN from the coding sequence ATGGTATCCCTGCAAACCCCAGTCTGCGATTTTGGTCGGTTAGCCCCGGATTTCAACCTGCCCGGCGTGGATGGTCGCCGCTGGACCCGTGACGACTGCAAGGGTGACCAGGGACTGCTGGTCATGTTCATCTGCAACCATTGTCCCTACGTCAAGGCGGTCATCGACCGCATCATCCGCGATGCCCGGGACCTGGCGCCCCTCGGCATCCGCTGCGTGGCCATCCTGTCCAACGATCCCAGCGATTACCCGGAAGATTCCTTTGACAACATGCGGCACCTCGCCCAGGAGCTGGATTTCCCCTTCCCCTACCTGTTCGACGAGACCCAAGAGGTGGCCAAGGCCTATGGCGCCGTCTGCACCCCGGACTTTTTCGGCTACAACGGCAATCTGGAACTCCAGTACCGGGGCCGCCTCGACGAGAGCCGCAAGGAGGCCGCCCCCGCGGACGTCCGTCGCGACCTTTTCGAGGCCATGAAAGCGGTTGCCGCCACCGGGGAAGGCCCGCGCGACCAGATTCCCAGCATGGGCTGCTCCATCAAGTGGCGGGAAAATTGA